In the genome of Vanacampus margaritifer isolate UIUO_Vmar chromosome 1, RoL_Vmar_1.0, whole genome shotgun sequence, one region contains:
- the taf13 gene encoding transcription initiation factor TFIID subunit 13 isoform X1 — MSSRMADEEDETGFEEELDEGCSGVDVCHGRRKRLFSKELRCMMYGFGDDQNPYTESVDILEDLVIEFITEMTHKAMSIGRQGRVQVEDIVFLIRKDPRKFARVKDLLTMNEELKRARKAFDEANYGS; from the exons ATGAG CAGCAGAATGGCAGACGAGGAGGACGAGACTGGTTTTGAGGAGGAGTTGGATGAGGGCTGCAGCGGCGTGGATGTGTGCCACGGCCGCCGAAAGAGGCTGTTCTCCAAGGAGCTCCGGTGCATGATGTACGGCTTTGGGGACGACCAGAACCCGTACACCGAGTCGGTGGATATCCTTGAAGACCTGGTCATCGAGTTCATCACAGAAATGACGCACAAAGCCATGTCCATTGGGCGCCAGGGTCGCGTCCAGGTGGAGGACATCGTCTTTCTCATTCGAAAGGATCCCAGGAAGTTCGCCAGAGTCAAAGACTTGCTGACCATGAATGAGGAGCTTAAGAGGGCCCGCAAAGCTTTCGACGAGGCAAACTATGGCTCATGA
- the LOC144059570 gene encoding solute carrier family 35 member C2-like has translation MACPVQFLCRTLRTVGLVLLYYVFSIGITFYNKWLMKGFHYPLFMTLVHLGLTFCLSALTRRAMQCWTGKTRVVLSWNDYLRKVAPTALATTLDIGLSNWSFLFITISLYTMTKSSAVLFILFFSLVLKLEEPNPFLILVVLLIASGLFMFTFQSTQFNLQGFLMVLLASFIGGIRWTLTQVLMQKAELGLQNPIDAIYHLQPLMFLGLFPLFLYYEGLSLSNSDKLFRVTQLWPLLYSVFVLSIGGILAFGLGFSEFLLVSRTSSLTLSISGIFKEICTLVLAASLLGDRMSMLNWLGFAVCLCGIALHVGLKVYYSKNKNPSLRQLNSKSPELELPLLRRDDEDESAAENEEEEITLH, from the exons ATGGCGTGCCCGGTCCAGTTCCTCTGCAGGACACTCCGGACTGTGGGACTGGTTCTCCTCTATTATGTCTTCTCTATTGGCATCACCTTCTATAACAAGTGGCTCATGAAG GGCTTCCACTATCCACTTTTCATGACGTTAGTCCACCTGGGCCTCACCTTCTGCCTGTCGGCGCTGACCCGACGGGCCATGCAGTGCTGGACAGGCAAGACTCGTGTTGTTCTGAGCTGGAATGACTACCTCCGCAAAGTGGCTCCCACAG CCTTAGCAACAACGCTAGACATTGGACTCTCCAACTGGAGCTTCCTCTTCATCACAATTAGCTT gtatACCATGACCAAATCTTCTGCAGTGCTCTTtattctctttttctctttggTCTTAAAACTGGAGGAGCCT AACCCATTCCTGATCTTAGTGGTCCTGCTAATTGCCAGCGGTCTGTTCATGTTTACCTTCCAATCGACCCAGTTCAACCTGCAGGGCTTCCTCATGGTGCTGCTGGCGTCTTTCATCGGGGGGATCCGCTGGACCCTCACTCAGGTGCTCATGCAGAAAGCCGAGCTGG GCCTCCAGAACCCCATAGATGCCATCTACCACCTCCAGCCGCTCATGTTTCTTGGCCTTTTCCCTCTCTTCCTATATTATGAAG GATTGAGCCTCAGCAACTCTGACAAGTTATTCCGGGTGACACAGCTCTGGCCGCTCTTGTACTCCGTCTTCGTACTAAGCATTGGAGGAATCCTGGCCTTTGGTCTCGGCTTTTCAGAGTTCCTGCTCGTCTCCCGAACCTCCAGCCTCACGTTATCCATATCAGGGATCTTTAAG GAGATATGCACACTGGTTCTGGCAGCGTCGCTGTTGGGAGACAGAATGAGCATGCTCAATTGGCTGGGCTTCGCCGTCTGCCTGTGCGGCATTGCCTTGCATGTCGGACTCAAAGTCTATTATTCCAAAA ACAAGAATCCCTCTTTACGGCAGCTGAACAGTAAGAGCCCCGAGCTTGAGTTGCCTTTGCTGCGACGTGACGATGAAGATGAATCCGCTGCTGAAAACGAGGAAGAAGAAATCACCCTGCACTGA
- the taf13 gene encoding transcription initiation factor TFIID subunit 13 isoform X2, with protein MADEEDETGFEEELDEGCSGVDVCHGRRKRLFSKELRCMMYGFGDDQNPYTESVDILEDLVIEFITEMTHKAMSIGRQGRVQVEDIVFLIRKDPRKFARVKDLLTMNEELKRARKAFDEANYGS; from the coding sequence ATGGCAGACGAGGAGGACGAGACTGGTTTTGAGGAGGAGTTGGATGAGGGCTGCAGCGGCGTGGATGTGTGCCACGGCCGCCGAAAGAGGCTGTTCTCCAAGGAGCTCCGGTGCATGATGTACGGCTTTGGGGACGACCAGAACCCGTACACCGAGTCGGTGGATATCCTTGAAGACCTGGTCATCGAGTTCATCACAGAAATGACGCACAAAGCCATGTCCATTGGGCGCCAGGGTCGCGTCCAGGTGGAGGACATCGTCTTTCTCATTCGAAAGGATCCCAGGAAGTTCGCCAGAGTCAAAGACTTGCTGACCATGAATGAGGAGCTTAAGAGGGCCCGCAAAGCTTTCGACGAGGCAAACTATGGCTCATGA